A part of Rhodamnia argentea isolate NSW1041297 chromosome 8, ASM2092103v1, whole genome shotgun sequence genomic DNA contains:
- the LOC115748197 gene encoding protein FRIABLE 1-like gives MAVLLSFWFISKIVMISRLSRIEALNNRGVRVDNRDVGAFDDRGSSDNFETSKLWKQPILNDRYYKCINRSRHEPGPSNTTNGYILVHANGGLNQMKIGISDMVAVAKIMNATLVLPHLDVTSYWKDTSGFKDLFNWRHFMDVLKDDIDIVESLPPKLASVPPLRKPPISWSKPSYYRKVAQVLKRHKVIRFPQTDSRLVNNGLAGSIQRLRCRAMYEALRFENGIEELAKKLIGRLRENDEPYLALHLRYEKDMLAFTGCNHSLSAAESHELEVLRNKTAHWRDKVINGTEKRLRGECPMTPRESAVFLEALGFPLSTKIYIVAGKTYGQNGIGPLRSKYPNIYTHSDLFTEEELRPFKRRQNKLAALDYIVALESDAFVHTYEGNMAKAVEGHRRFEGFRKTISPNKQKFVKLIDDLDGELISWEDFSRQVRKSHEDRVGLPSRRQSGQSFKSEENFYANPFPGCICDKSKLHDRARNATISAQRRGSL, from the exons ATGGCGGTGCTGCTTAGCTTCTGGTTTATTTCCAAGATCGTAATGATAAGCAGGTTGAGTCGGATCGAGGCTCTTAACAACCGAGGGGTCAGGGTCGACAACCGCGACGTGGGTGCCTTCGATGACCGAGGGTCGTCAGACAATTTCGAA ACATCCAAACTCTGGAAGCAGCCGATTCTGAACGATAGATACTACAAATGTATCAATCGGTCAAGGCACGAACCGGGTCCATCCAACACGACGAATGGCTATATCTTAGTCCACGCGAACGGGGGATTGAATCAAATGAAAATAGGA ATAAGCGACATGGTTGCGGTCGCCAAGATTATGAATGCCACCCTTGTTCTGCCTCACCTGGACGTCACTTCCTATTGGAAAGATACGAG TGGGTTCAAAGATCTGTTCAACTGGAGGCATTTCATGGATGTCTTGAAAGATGACATCGATATCGTAGAATCTCTCCCACCAAAACTTGCATCAGTGCCCCCCCTCAGGAAACCTCCAATTTCCTGGTCAAAG CCTAGTTACTACAGAAAGGTAGCTCAGGTATTAAAGCGCCACAAAGTAATCAGATTCCCTCAGACCGACTCTCGTCTGGTCAACAACGGCCTGGCCGGATCGATCCAAAGACTACGTTGCCGGGCGATGTACGAGGCGCTTAGATTTGAGAATGGAATTGAAGAGCTTGCCAAGAAGTTGATTGGAAGACTTAGAGAAAATGATGAACCCTACCTTGCTCTTCATTTAAG ATATGAAAAAGACATGCTTGCGTTTACAGGATGCAACCACAGTCTTAGCGCAGCCGAGAGCCATGAGCTCGAGGTGCTGAGAAATAAGACCGCCCATTGGCGGGACAAGGTAATCAACGGCACGGAGAAGCGGCTCCGGGGTGAGTGTCCGATGACCCCGAGGGAGAGCGCGGTTTTCCTCGAGGCGCTTGGCTTCCCTTTGTCTACCAAGATATATATTGTCGCCGGGAAGACATACGGTCAGAATGGGATTGGCCCGCTTCGATCCAAGTACCCAAACATCTACACGCACTCCGATTTGTTCACGGAAGAAGAGTTACGACCATTTAAGCGCCGGCAGAATAAGCTCGCGGCATTGGACTACATCGTGGCACTGGAGAGTGATGCTTTTGTTCACACTTATGAAGGCAACATGGCTAAGGCAGTCGAAGGTCATAGGAGATTCGAAGGTTTCAGGAAGACCATCAGCCCTAACAA ACAAAAGTTTGTGAAGTTGATTGATGATCTGGATGGGGAGCTGATATCTTGGGAAGATTTCTCACGGCAAGTGAGGAAGTCACATGAGGACCGTGTCGGATTACCATCCCGTCGGCAATCGGGACAATCTTTCAAATCGGAAGAGAATTTCTACGCAAACCCTTTCCCCGGCTGCATCTGCGACAAGTCTAAACTCCACGACAGAGCGCGAAATGCGACAATCTCGGCACAGAGAAGAGGCAGCCTTTGA